The following coding sequences lie in one Mycoplasma crocodyli MP145 genomic window:
- a CDS encoding ATP-binding cassette domain-containing protein, with protein sequence MKENKKVVLGIENLKKYFINKSIINKAVDGVSFNVHEGEIVGLIGESGSGKTTVGRSLLRLYDDVDGFITLDGKIISGKKITRERKRFLHKNIQMIFQDPHASLNGQKTIFSILKEPLMVNGVVTEKIKEIKSDWALIQDNFHYSFKEHAKRWELENISLIIDVQEKFIETWTKKFEDISFNLNMSNEDNFNSYYSYLEDKNNNNSIMINKLYTNTDKLVKYFYKKQNEYRSKVELDVDEYDLIKAHEEYEQNLKLSKHSRFYNELSEKIKAKQEELKEFKKEEKDLLYINKNAFKSFVDVYKNDTKYRRNNSLSTTELDFFFHSKKLELVSNAAKKITKSSSLKLKYLSFEEVKQFASELEEYLKVFYDKNLNVDETKYESVKKMNQITKDEFHFGIEKFEELSKRKHQEFKTKLAKLEEEIKKLEAELKDDTSAAEVSQEQLKLSFENLQKAEHEHKIQLDKFLSKFRERIAQLDEEKVTKVSKIQELSQKINDLDKKFKETHKKFVDFYEKEIIAVAKNTYTQAKKEKKDGLKSLCFLNKNHEIFKAYKQKEVELDVYKTNVAQRIESIKSFNIEKKYINNDLSNIDKLLGIHSINLLIKNVKNEKIRNILNKLYSFVAIRSIKKLFIKNTIYKSLEDVGLLKQFAYRYPHEFSGGQRQRIVIARALITNPKVIVADEPIASLDISIQAQVVNLLKDLCKQKNIGMLFIAHDLSMIEYVADQVQIMHLGKIVESGKTSKIYEKAIHPYTNNLFKAIPKISNATEKFQNVSFELSYLDEQIYPNVPEIFEVEPEHFVYGTKIQVDRWLKDDHFKATGLNKD encoded by the coding sequence ATGAAGGAAAATAAAAAAGTTGTTTTAGGTATTGAAAACCTAAAAAAATATTTCATAAATAAATCAATAATTAATAAAGCTGTTGATGGTGTATCGTTTAATGTTCATGAAGGTGAAATAGTCGGTCTAATTGGTGAAAGTGGTTCTGGTAAAACTACTGTTGGTCGTTCGTTACTAAGGTTATATGATGATGTTGATGGTTTTATCACTTTAGATGGAAAAATAATTTCTGGTAAAAAAATTACTCGTGAAAGAAAAAGATTTCTTCACAAAAATATTCAAATGATCTTTCAAGATCCACATGCTTCTTTGAATGGTCAAAAAACTATTTTCTCAATACTTAAAGAACCATTAATGGTTAATGGAGTTGTAACAGAAAAAATAAAAGAAATAAAAAGTGATTGAGCTTTAATACAAGACAACTTTCATTATTCGTTTAAAGAACATGCTAAACGTTGAGAACTAGAGAACATATCTTTAATTATTGATGTTCAAGAAAAATTTATAGAAACTTGAACTAAAAAATTTGAAGACATCTCATTTAACTTAAACATGAGTAATGAAGATAATTTTAACTCTTATTATAGCTATTTAGAGGACAAAAATAACAATAACTCAATCATGATTAACAAATTGTATACAAATACTGACAAACTTGTTAAATACTTCTATAAAAAACAAAACGAATACCGTTCGAAGGTAGAACTTGATGTTGATGAATATGACTTAATAAAAGCTCATGAGGAATACGAACAAAACTTAAAACTTTCTAAACATTCAAGATTTTATAATGAATTGTCAGAGAAAATAAAGGCAAAACAAGAAGAGTTAAAAGAATTTAAAAAAGAAGAAAAAGACTTATTATATATAAATAAAAATGCCTTCAAAAGTTTTGTTGATGTTTATAAAAATGATACAAAATACAGAAGAAATAATTCTCTTTCAACTACAGAACTCGACTTCTTTTTTCACTCTAAGAAGCTTGAATTAGTTTCAAACGCTGCTAAAAAAATCACAAAAAGTTCATCATTAAAATTAAAATATTTATCATTCGAGGAAGTTAAACAATTTGCTAGTGAACTAGAAGAATATTTAAAGGTTTTTTATGATAAAAATTTAAATGTTGATGAAACTAAATATGAATCCGTTAAGAAAATGAATCAAATTACTAAGGATGAATTTCATTTTGGAATTGAAAAATTTGAGGAACTTTCTAAAAGAAAACATCAAGAGTTTAAGACAAAATTAGCCAAACTTGAAGAGGAGATTAAAAAACTTGAAGCTGAGCTAAAGGATGATACATCAGCTGCAGAAGTAAGTCAAGAACAATTAAAATTATCTTTCGAAAATCTTCAAAAAGCAGAGCATGAACATAAAATTCAATTAGATAAATTCTTATCTAAATTCCGTGAAAGAATTGCTCAATTAGATGAAGAAAAAGTTACTAAGGTTTCTAAAATACAAGAACTTTCACAAAAAATAAATGATCTAGACAAAAAATTTAAAGAAACTCATAAAAAATTTGTAGACTTTTACGAAAAAGAAATAATAGCAGTTGCCAAAAACACTTATACACAAGCTAAAAAAGAAAAAAAAGATGGGCTTAAGTCACTTTGTTTTCTTAATAAAAATCATGAAATTTTTAAAGCATACAAACAAAAAGAAGTTGAACTTGATGTATACAAAACTAATGTTGCTCAAAGAATCGAATCAATTAAATCATTTAATATTGAGAAAAAATACATTAATAATGACTTAAGCAACATAGATAAACTTTTGGGTATTCACAGCATTAATTTATTAATAAAAAATGTTAAAAATGAAAAAATTAGAAATATTTTAAACAAGTTATATAGTTTCGTAGCAATAAGATCGATTAAAAAATTATTTATTAAAAACACTATCTATAAATCTCTTGAGGATGTTGGATTGTTAAAACAATTTGCTTATCGTTATCCTCATGAGTTTTCAGGTGGTCAAAGACAAAGAATTGTTATTGCTAGAGCACTTATAACAAATCCTAAGGTAATAGTAGCTGATGAACCAATTGCTTCACTTGATATCTCTATTCAAGCACAAGTTGTTAACCTACTTAAGGATTTATGTAAACAAAAAAATATTGGTATGTTATTTATTGCTCATGACTTAAGTATGATTGAATATGTGGCTGACCAAGTTCAAATAATGCACTTAGGAAAAATTGTTGAATCTGGAAAAACAAGCAAAATTTATGAAAAAGCAATTCACCCATATACCAATAATTTATTCAAAGCAATTCCTAAAATTTCAAATGCTACTGAAAAATTCCAAAATGTTTCATTTGAACTTTCTTATTTAGATGAACAAATTTATCCAAACGTTCCTGAAATTTTTGAAGTAGAACCTGAACATTTTGTATATGGAACCAAGATACAAGTTGATAGATGATTAAAAGATGATCACTTTAAAGCCACAGGACTTAATAAGGATTAA
- a CDS encoding ABC transporter permease, protein MIKYILQRIGFAILTILVISLVVYILVAQFSENTFAAQYLNAGSNKPEIEKIYIQRSIDFHIIPDKDLNSYVGGKWLTEKLNPLARFVFWIKSVFDSKAPFGTTFDGSLISANGAKNIPDFFFKFLRYSIIITLPAFVISAILGVLLGIFAGYKRGSLFDNVINAFSLFFIALPSFVIAPILISILLTQNIPPIFYAWDPQRIQTDGWSRIITSWLPPILIIVLGSLSGYITYTRNQVITVLTSNYVLIAKSKGLGTIEIFFKYVFRNISIPLAARIIPSYIWLLSGGIVIETYWKVPGTSRIIAAAFPTGEINLIMFNTFFFTTLGVFTEILVDISFAFLDPRIKYSASSKRSFIQQFKANKIRKRKFMELATNATT, encoded by the coding sequence ATGATTAAGTATATATTACAGCGTATCGGTTTTGCAATATTGACTATTTTAGTAATATCACTAGTGGTTTACATATTGGTTGCTCAATTTAGTGAAAATACTTTTGCAGCCCAGTATTTAAACGCTGGCAGCAATAAACCTGAAATCGAAAAAATTTATATTCAAAGATCTATAGACTTTCATATTATTCCCGACAAGGATTTAAATTCCTATGTTGGAGGTAAGTGATTGACTGAAAAACTAAATCCCTTAGCAAGATTTGTATTTTGAATAAAAAGCGTTTTTGATTCAAAAGCCCCATTTGGAACTACTTTTGACGGTTCACTTATTTCGGCAAACGGTGCAAAAAACATTCCTGATTTCTTCTTTAAATTTTTGAGATACTCAATAATTATTACATTGCCTGCCTTTGTAATATCGGCTATTTTAGGAGTTTTACTAGGAATCTTTGCAGGATACAAGAGAGGAAGTTTATTTGATAACGTTATTAATGCATTTTCATTATTCTTTATAGCACTTCCTTCATTTGTTATAGCACCTATATTAATATCAATATTATTAACTCAAAACATACCGCCGATTTTTTATGCATGAGATCCTCAAAGAATTCAAACTGACGGTTGAAGTAGAATTATAACTTCTTGATTGCCACCTATTTTAATAATAGTTCTTGGTTCATTAAGTGGATACATAACCTATACAAGAAACCAAGTTATAACAGTTTTAACTTCAAACTATGTTCTTATTGCAAAATCAAAAGGATTAGGAACAATTGAAATATTCTTTAAATATGTTTTTAGAAACATTTCAATTCCTTTAGCAGCAAGAATTATTCCATCATATATATGATTGCTAAGTGGTGGAATAGTTATAGAAACCTATTGAAAAGTTCCTGGAACATCAAGAATAATAGCCGCTGCCTTCCCAACAGGAGAAATTAACCTTATTATGTTCAATACATTCTTCTTTACAACATTGGGTGTATTTACAGAAATCCTTGTTGATATATCATTTGCATTTTTAGATCCAAGAATCAAATACTCAGCAAGTTCAAAACGTAGTTTTATTCAACAATTTAAAGCAAACAAAATCAGAAAAAGAAAGTTTATGGAATTAGCAACTAATGCTACAACATAG
- the pepF gene encoding oligoendopeptidase F, whose amino-acid sequence MKIKQYKKYEDVPKEYKWNLEAILQNKTLEEALEDYSELFKKRILVKDSKYNNIENYLEDVKLSEELTMLEFKISNYISNNLNTEVTSSKWLSYEQKWQHLNSELSKEMGSESNRFFKHIDKMKIWKDDPRLKTYKILIENSIEDFKHKLSDEVEEYIIKTSIGYPSPSQIFEILTDSELDYGFVKDSKGKKIKLTRANRLKLLKSEDKEVRKNTYLNYSKAYLNHKSSLSSTLYQHFNSLVTEAKVRKFDSTVAMLTHEDRISDQNLKYLFEQVSKKSYVIGKYRKFHKLFYEAKFKEKYNKWDSLRELVNVKSEYTVEEAKDLVSKALLPFGKEYSDVINKAMNESWIDFMCVNSKRSGAYSIGGSYGLDKKYILMNFNGDLSSVETLAHELGHSMHSYFSDTRQNLVQSQYPIFLAEIASIFNESMLFDYMLKNSDNDSLKFKILDTMISGFIGTVWRQIEWANYEYDLYKTIEEGQPANNWDSISKIYFNNQKKYSTKQSKKEPKYNETDLYGAIFVPHYYYGFYVYKYAIGQLCASYFFEKYKQEGVNYLNKYINNFLSAGCSDYPLEILKNVGIDLNDESFYNYGFNYLEGLIDEWIKLGKKLFTKK is encoded by the coding sequence TTGAAGATTAAACAATATAAAAAATATGAAGATGTCCCAAAAGAATACAAATGAAATCTAGAGGCTATTTTACAAAATAAAACTTTGGAGGAAGCACTTGAAGATTATTCAGAACTATTCAAAAAACGGATTTTGGTTAAAGATTCAAAATATAACAACATTGAAAATTATCTAGAAGATGTAAAACTTTCTGAAGAATTAACAATGCTAGAATTTAAGATATCTAATTATATTTCGAATAATTTGAATACAGAAGTAACTAGTTCAAAATGACTTAGTTATGAGCAAAAATGACAACATCTTAATTCAGAACTTTCTAAGGAAATGGGTTCTGAAAGCAACAGATTTTTCAAACACATTGATAAAATGAAAATTTGAAAAGATGATCCAAGATTAAAAACTTATAAAATTTTAATTGAAAATAGTATTGAAGATTTCAAACATAAATTGAGCGATGAAGTTGAAGAATACATTATAAAAACAAGTATTGGCTATCCAAGTCCATCGCAAATATTTGAAATATTAACAGATAGCGAATTGGATTATGGATTTGTTAAAGATAGCAAAGGTAAGAAAATTAAACTTACTCGTGCAAATAGGTTGAAACTATTAAAGAGTGAAGATAAAGAAGTACGTAAAAATACATATCTAAATTATTCAAAAGCATATTTAAATCATAAATCTTCTCTCTCCTCAACTCTTTATCAACACTTTAATAGTTTAGTAACTGAAGCAAAAGTAAGAAAGTTTGATTCAACAGTTGCAATGCTTACTCATGAAGATAGAATTAGCGATCAAAACCTAAAATATCTTTTTGAGCAAGTTTCTAAAAAATCCTATGTGATAGGCAAATACAGAAAATTTCATAAGCTATTTTATGAAGCAAAATTTAAAGAGAAATATAACAAATGAGATTCTTTAAGAGAATTAGTAAACGTAAAAAGTGAATACACCGTTGAAGAAGCAAAAGATTTAGTTTCCAAAGCATTATTACCATTTGGTAAAGAGTATTCAGATGTTATTAATAAAGCAATGAATGAATCTTGAATTGACTTTATGTGTGTTAATTCAAAACGTAGCGGAGCTTATTCAATTGGTGGAAGTTATGGATTAGATAAGAAATATATTCTAATGAACTTCAATGGCGATTTATCATCGGTTGAAACATTGGCTCATGAACTAGGTCATTCAATGCACTCTTATTTTTCAGATACACGTCAAAACTTGGTTCAAAGTCAATATCCAATTTTCTTAGCTGAAATTGCAAGTATATTTAATGAATCAATGTTATTTGACTATATGTTGAAAAACTCAGATAACGATAGCTTAAAATTTAAAATTTTAGATACTATGATTAGTGGTTTTATAGGAACTGTTTGACGTCAAATTGAATGAGCAAATTATGAATATGATTTGTATAAAACAATTGAAGAAGGACAACCCGCAAACAACTGAGATAGTATAAGTAAAATATATTTTAATAACCAAAAAAAATATTCAACTAAACAAAGTAAAAAAGAACCTAAATATAATGAAACTGATTTGTATGGAGCTATATTTGTTCCTCACTACTATTATGGTTTCTATGTATATAAATATGCAATAGGTCAATTGTGTGCATCATACTTTTTTGAAAAATACAAACAAGAAGGTGTAAACTATTTAAATAAATATATCAATAACTTTTTAAGTGCTGGTTGTTCTGACTACCCACTTGAAATATTAAAAAATGTTGGTATCGATCTTAATGATGAAAGCTTCTATAATTATGGATTTAATTATCTAGAAGGCTTGATTGATGAATGAATAAAATTAGGAAAAAAACTTTTTACAAAAAAATAA
- a CDS encoding ABC transporter permease: MTNKEFNKKYDLSDTLVEGSLKKYIPQSDQNFNNVAGKPKKMAIEIFKRFATNWVIMLCFILFVVILLISIIVTSSARYSATKPVSTTVEIFLLNGSKYTGGSSSFDKNLPPQYSSFVSIPLITDPVTYKTNVEQWIDPQFYGGYIGNTVLGGKGIGWDINAQTKQTLVNAYRFYDANTMAVLLTNSGIDPKTTSAAQAAEYVSQLRKLNPQISLKTFLGTNSAGVDIWTSSWVGTWQAIRLAIIVATLQTIIGVAVGSYLGFHVGKWLDTVMMRIIDIFMAPPTLIWLLLFATLFGTSDLTLGTALVFVGWTNSVGATRMFIITVKDEEYILASQSIGASKPALIYKHALPAIIGKIATNYVHSIPSIIMSVSSLAFLGFFKSEDANLGTLLSNATAEAVNNVWILLLPSLILLSISVSLHFVALGVHDALDPKVIRIK; encoded by the coding sequence ATGACAAATAAAGAATTTAACAAAAAGTATGACCTTTCTGACACACTTGTAGAAGGTTCGCTGAAAAAATATATTCCACAAAGTGATCAAAATTTTAACAACGTCGCAGGTAAACCAAAGAAAATGGCTATTGAAATTTTTAAGAGATTTGCAACCAATTGAGTAATTATGTTGTGCTTTATATTGTTTGTTGTAATATTGCTAATATCAATTATAGTTACTTCTTCTGCAAGATATAGTGCAACTAAACCAGTATCTACAACCGTTGAAATATTCTTACTCAATGGTTCAAAATATACTGGTGGTTCATCAAGTTTTGATAAAAACTTACCACCTCAATATTCATCTTTTGTATCTATTCCACTAATCACTGACCCAGTAACTTACAAAACTAATGTCGAACAATGAATCGATCCGCAATTCTATGGCGGGTACATTGGAAATACCGTACTTGGTGGAAAAGGAATTGGTTGAGATATTAACGCTCAAACTAAACAAACATTGGTAAATGCTTATAGATTTTATGATGCGAATACAATGGCAGTTTTACTAACCAATTCAGGAATTGATCCTAAAACAACCAGTGCTGCTCAAGCAGCTGAATATGTTTCACAGTTAAGAAAACTTAACCCACAAATATCACTTAAAACATTTTTAGGTACAAATTCAGCTGGCGTTGATATTTGAACTAGTTCATGAGTTGGTACATGACAAGCTATTAGATTAGCTATCATTGTTGCAACTCTTCAAACAATAATTGGAGTAGCAGTGGGTTCATATCTTGGTTTCCATGTTGGAAAATGACTTGATACAGTTATGATGCGTATTATCGATATATTCATGGCTCCACCCACACTTATTTGACTATTGCTATTTGCAACACTATTTGGAACAAGTGATTTAACACTTGGAACAGCTCTTGTATTTGTTGGTTGAACAAACAGTGTTGGAGCAACAAGAATGTTTATTATTACAGTTAAAGATGAAGAATATATTTTGGCTTCACAATCAATTGGAGCTTCTAAACCAGCGCTAATTTATAAACATGCTCTTCCTGCAATTATAGGAAAAATAGCAACAAACTATGTGCATTCAATTCCAAGTATTATAATGTCAGTTTCATCACTTGCATTCTTAGGATTCTTCAAATCAGAAGATGCAAACTTAGGAACTTTATTATCTAACGCAACAGCAGAAGCTGTAAATAACGTTTGAATATTATTACTTCCTTCACTTATATTATTATCAATTTCAGTTTCACTTCACTTTGTAGCTCTAGGAGTTCATGATGCTCTAGACCCAAAGGTTATAAGAATTAAATAG
- a CDS encoding ABC transporter ATP-binding protein: protein MSEQNNKWLLNVKDLKVSFKIKKGKFVTIVRGVNLEIKKGEIVGLVGESGSGKSVTSKALLNINDNTFISANKMMLGDIELDKLKSNKDWQAVRGHKIGYIPQDPLTSLNPTRKIGKQLLDALNKNSDWKDKKLEEKKNYLVGLLKQFGIRNAELIFDMYPHTLSGGMKQRVVITMVVALKPDLIIADEPTTALDPTVQASVLALFEEIRQEMGIAIILISHNISVVAKFCDYIYVMYAGKIVERGTKKDIFTEPRHPYTWALISAIPENKEDRLYSIKGTPPDMSNLPLGDPFAPRNDYALELDYIKEPPLIEISKTHSAATWLLHPDAPKAKMTTELEGRLKTFKKVFNEGK, encoded by the coding sequence ATGTCAGAACAAAACAATAAATGATTATTGAATGTTAAGGACTTAAAGGTCTCATTCAAAATTAAAAAAGGTAAATTTGTTACCATAGTTAGAGGTGTAAACCTTGAAATTAAAAAAGGTGAAATAGTTGGTCTTGTTGGAGAAAGTGGATCAGGAAAATCAGTTACATCAAAAGCTTTATTAAACATTAATGATAATACCTTTATTAGTGCTAATAAAATGATGCTTGGTGATATTGAACTAGATAAATTAAAATCAAATAAAGATTGACAAGCTGTTAGAGGTCACAAAATTGGATATATTCCACAAGATCCTTTGACATCACTTAATCCTACTAGAAAAATTGGTAAGCAACTTCTTGATGCTTTAAATAAAAATTCAGATTGAAAAGATAAGAAACTTGAAGAAAAGAAAAATTATTTAGTTGGATTATTAAAACAATTCGGAATAAGAAATGCAGAATTAATTTTTGACATGTACCCTCATACATTAAGTGGTGGAATGAAGCAACGTGTAGTTATTACTATGGTTGTTGCTCTTAAACCAGATCTAATTATTGCCGATGAACCTACAACAGCGCTTGATCCAACAGTTCAAGCTTCAGTATTAGCTCTATTTGAAGAAATTAGACAAGAAATGGGAATAGCGATTATTCTTATTAGCCACAACATTTCAGTTGTTGCTAAATTCTGTGATTACATTTATGTTATGTATGCCGGAAAAATTGTTGAACGTGGAACAAAAAAAGATATTTTTACTGAACCAAGACATCCATATACATGAGCTTTAATTTCGGCTATTCCTGAAAATAAAGAAGATAGACTTTATTCAATTAAAGGAACTCCTCCAGATATGTCTAATTTACCTCTTGGAGATCCCTTTGCACCTAGAAACGATTATGCTCTTGAACTTGATTACATAAAAGAGCCGCCATTGATAGAAATTAGTAAAACACATTCAGCAGCTACATGATTATTACACCCAGATGCACCAAAAGCAAAAATGACAACCGAATTAGAAGGTAGACTAAAAACATTTAAGAAGGTATTTAATGAAGGAAAATAA
- a CDS encoding OppA family ABC transporter substrate-binding lipoprotein translates to MTTKRKVLLYSTLSIGSTASVVAATISCGPTSVESENFDSSKGNPEREKNKVLNNILNPVKKVEKGSGTLNKLASAHTFRRNINSEYKASGLPFDLSYSYGGNQLPLADATTGRLVTIENKGEALIKEEVKATPTGNEEKRYVLRPAVWKYRLELADAIVVTKKDGTKVTFDSDEVDALKEQPNEQGFFESPYVVLTSQNAKSINSKAFEEALKDAKQVDFRMRKNVTWSNYKGEATTHKLTANDFYVGYLRTYSYSTAFRRANGGSKEMDERSRQLVAGDNSWASDKQTYGNEYLMGLYGVDSKLVRDKGKFVTKEGDNEFVSFYQKGTENVRWDLMIKNLTDSYEWVPAPSEYIEKGYGDNANGLKTVNTTADLNAIHLEISKAKDIAKLTGYYWYGTTFENTLYLGKYVGQKFDPTLKAESVILNKNYWDKTFVNDPTRLQVIQQIYEQKPVDGKQFNQTLFNLYKSGDTSLLPYSQLEPAVQDTIKKEAKLFGLTYSQEKNTSSFTLRGMWSLSPDAAVGGREQKPASLNTTAAKLLFGQADLTKLAKGEVDNVFDTSAAGTGRTFRQLLSAAVNWSHYANEISTGVQQKPWNWGFATDAKIGGSNQETTAHKTLRSALDELNKYFVTGLDGNKITLGKYGTDLNLKISEDAALNAGANDKIKSAAFAELKAEMKKLLDKFFTDNPTLPKTIQFDVPARYVNTDDKYYNTTVLVLDQVFKQLDPRIDAKFIKVANGDELRDKWLNGRVAFKLMGWGYDYDGLGSGLDGMSWQPLMLPLLSKINSAHDKFKAFPEMVKTAKELDEFLKEEGNKPTIPFADWHTLQPKDLEELAEHLGSYTYDKTKGFEEIKDKTKLGLDGGSLSAKFWINFQTKHTNEELLKLVNEIGNMYGVSFAASNSVQAELFRPTVSNPNYVYPVAYDNHFSFGDVTVVQPKK, encoded by the coding sequence ATGACAACAAAAAGAAAAGTATTATTATACTCCACTCTGTCGATAGGTTCAACAGCATCTGTTGTTGCTGCAACTATATCATGTGGTCCAACTAGTGTAGAATCGGAAAACTTTGATTCTTCAAAAGGAAACCCAGAAAGAGAAAAAAACAAAGTATTAAACAATATTTTAAACCCAGTTAAAAAAGTAGAAAAAGGTTCTGGAACATTAAATAAACTTGCTTCAGCACATACTTTTAGAAGAAATATTAACTCTGAGTACAAAGCTTCAGGACTTCCATTTGACTTATCATATTCATACGGAGGGAACCAACTTCCTTTAGCTGATGCAACTACAGGAAGGCTAGTAACTATTGAAAATAAAGGTGAAGCTTTAATTAAAGAAGAAGTTAAAGCTACTCCAACAGGAAATGAAGAAAAAAGATATGTTCTAAGACCTGCTGTTTGAAAATACAGATTAGAATTAGCTGATGCTATAGTAGTTACTAAAAAAGATGGAACAAAAGTAACTTTTGATTCAGATGAAGTTGATGCACTTAAAGAACAACCAAATGAACAAGGATTCTTTGAATCTCCATATGTAGTTCTTACATCTCAAAATGCTAAATCAATTAACTCTAAAGCATTCGAAGAAGCTTTAAAAGATGCAAAGCAAGTTGACTTCAGAATGAGAAAAAATGTTACTTGATCTAACTATAAAGGTGAAGCAACAACTCACAAGTTAACTGCAAATGACTTCTATGTAGGTTATTTAAGAACGTATTCATATTCAACCGCATTCAGAAGAGCAAATGGTGGAAGCAAGGAAATGGATGAAAGATCTAGACAACTTGTTGCCGGAGATAACTCTTGAGCTTCAGATAAACAAACATATGGTAATGAATACTTAATGGGACTATATGGAGTTGATTCTAAATTAGTAAGAGATAAAGGAAAATTCGTTACTAAAGAAGGAGATAATGAATTCGTTTCATTCTACCAAAAAGGAACAGAAAATGTTAGATGAGATCTAATGATTAAAAACTTAACAGATTCATATGAATGAGTTCCTGCACCAAGTGAATATATTGAAAAAGGTTATGGCGACAATGCAAATGGTCTAAAAACCGTTAATACAACAGCTGACTTGAATGCAATTCATTTAGAAATTTCTAAGGCAAAAGATATTGCTAAATTAACGGGATACTACTGATATGGAACAACATTTGAAAATACATTGTACTTAGGAAAATATGTTGGTCAAAAATTTGATCCAACTCTTAAAGCAGAGTCAGTAATTTTAAACAAAAATTACTGAGATAAAACTTTTGTTAATGATCCTACTAGATTACAAGTTATTCAACAAATTTATGAACAAAAACCAGTTGATGGAAAACAATTTAACCAAACATTATTCAACTTATATAAATCAGGTGATACTTCACTTCTTCCATACTCACAATTGGAACCAGCAGTTCAAGATACAATTAAAAAAGAAGCTAAATTATTTGGACTTACTTACTCACAAGAAAAAAATACTTCTTCATTTACACTTAGAGGTATGTGATCATTATCACCAGATGCTGCTGTAGGTGGAAGAGAACAAAAACCAGCTTCATTAAATACAACAGCTGCTAAATTATTATTTGGTCAAGCAGATTTAACTAAATTAGCTAAAGGTGAAGTTGATAATGTATTTGATACAAGTGCTGCAGGAACAGGTAGAACATTTAGACAACTTCTTTCAGCTGCAGTTAACTGAAGTCATTATGCAAATGAAATTTCAACAGGAGTTCAACAAAAACCTTGAAACTGAGGATTTGCAACAGATGCTAAAATTGGTGGAAGTAATCAAGAAACAACAGCACATAAAACACTAAGAAGTGCTCTTGATGAATTGAACAAATACTTTGTTACCGGTTTAGATGGAAACAAAATTACTTTAGGTAAATATGGAACTGATTTAAATCTAAAAATTTCAGAAGATGCAGCTTTAAACGCTGGAGCAAATGATAAAATTAAATCAGCTGCTTTTGCAGAATTAAAAGCTGAAATGAAAAAATTATTAGATAAATTCTTTACAGATAATCCTACATTACCAAAAACAATTCAATTCGACGTTCCTGCAAGATATGTAAATACTGATGATAAATACTATAACACAACCGTTTTAGTATTAGATCAAGTCTTCAAACAATTAGATCCAAGAATTGATGCTAAATTTATAAAAGTTGCAAACGGTGATGAACTTAGAGATAAATGATTAAATGGAAGAGTTGCATTTAAATTAATGGGATGAGGATATGATTATGATGGTCTTGGTTCAGGACTTGATGGTATGTCATGACAACCATTAATGCTACCACTTCTTTCAAAAATTAACTCAGCACATGATAAATTTAAAGCATTCCCTGAAATGGTAAAAACAGCTAAAGAATTAGATGAATTTTTAAAAGAAGAAGGAAATAAACCTACAATTCCTTTTGCTGATTGACATACATTACAACCAAAAGATTTAGAAGAATTAGCTGAACACCTAGGTTCATATACTTATGATAAAACTAAAGGATTTGAAGAAATAAAAGATAAAACAAAATTAGGTCTTGATGGAGGATCGCTTTCAGCTAAGTTCTGAATTAACTTCCAAACAAAACATACAAATGAAGAACTATTAAAATTAGTTAATGAAATTGGAAATATGTATGGTGTATCATTTGCGGCAAGCAACAGTGTTCAAGCTGAATTGTTTAGACCAACTGTTTCTAACCCTAACTATGTTTATCCAGTTGCTTATGATAACCACTTCTCATTTGGAGATGTTACAGTTGTTCAACCCAAAAAATAA